Within Chaetodon auriga isolate fChaAug3 chromosome 7, fChaAug3.hap1, whole genome shotgun sequence, the genomic segment ATGTATGTACACCAGGTAATATGAGCCTTTTATCAAGTCTGACAGGACATATCCTCAAAAGACCCCACTGTGAACCAAGGAGTTACGTGTTTCCAGTAATGAGTTCAGCTTGAGGAACGCAGCACAAAACAATGCAGGCACTCGCTTCTCATTTTTGTTCTCTTAATCTTAAACTTCATCTTTTCAAGAAAGCTTGTGTTCCAATCTGGGccagaaaatgtatttcctcTAATGTTATCTCCTAGAAATAATGTTCATACACAACTACTTTGCATTAGTAAAGAcagtacattttgctgcaaaTGCAATGATATGTGGACTACATCGTCTTAGCAACATAATGCATGTTTAAGcatgatgaatgtttttatgATTACAATCATGCAGCTCAAAGCTCCTGGATACGGTTTGAGACTGTGACCTTGGTTAAAAGTTGGAAATGGTTACTGGAGGCACAACACACCGTGCAAGGACTTTTTCCATTATTTAATCAGAACCACAACCTTTCCCTGACTAAGTGGCCTGACAGCAACCCGCACCGAGGACGTTAGTGTCTGGAATCAAATTATTTTAGAAAGAAGCCCttagtttgttttctgaaaagctgcagcattaTAATGGGGTTTTCTGTCCCTGTTCTAAATGACAGTAAATTGGCATCCATGTAATGGACAGTGATGTTTTAGCACTATATAATTTTAATAAAGCTCAAACAATGATTTTTGGGAGTTTGACAGCTGAGGCTCCTGTTAGGCTTTAATGGTTTGCCAATGGTGAAGAGCCGACTGCTTATAGAGTGTGGTGAAAACTAACAATATGCAGGTGAGGGTGATAGATGAGTGTGTTGCGCCTCAGCTGACAATGGAGATCAGGGTTTGTGTCTCCTCTTGTACTTACAATTATCAGTGTTTTAAAAGATTTGATGACCCTTCCACAAACATAACGATGACAAATAAACTACAGCATTGTTTTAATTGCCTGATCGGTCATCCCAGCACTTTgcactgttctctctctctgcctctgtctccatccCTTTAAGCTacccacaaaacaaaaatgatagAAATGGATGAATGAACTGTTCTTTATTGTGGAGTGCAGAGGAAGGACTGAAGGGTTTCACAGCCTgatgaaagaagctgctctgcagtctgctgGCACAACATTAAAACCTCCACACCTGTTCCCACTTTCCTCATCAGGCTGCagcacttttttgttttgtagctTCTTCGTTTGACATCTGCTTTCCAGCCACCTGTAGCCGCCCACCTTTCCCTGGAACCTGCAtgtacctgcctgcctgccttcagcTTTTGCATGTCCACTGCTGCAGTAAACCCCTGAACTGATGCTGTTTTACATTGTCTGCACTTGCGTCCTTCCCCCGCTGCCTCACACATTAAAGAGCAACACCACACTGCCACAAACATGTGAGTGCCAAAAACTATGTGAAACTGGATTCACCTGAAACAAActgctggtgtttttttgttttttgtttttttttttgatgtgtggTTTTGCTGAAGGACACATTTTCCTGAAAACTAGTAAACTAAAATTGCACTACAGGCAGAAAGAACATTTGGTGCAAAATGAGACTTTTCTGATAAAGTCAAACATTTACTTGTTCAGGGTTTGGATGAATCTTGTGCAGTAATAAAACCATTTTCAGCCTTTAAAAGATAAAACTAAAGCCGATCTCCATCAATGACACACAGGTATGttcagaagagaaagaaaagaaaggtggtgttaatgtttgtgtgatCGCAAAAACAGGTTCTAAAGATGTGCAGggtgtttttattgtcttgCTGTTATCAGACACAGTTTCCACATTATGCTGATATATCTGACTCTGTCTCACTTCCTAAAATCCCTCATGTGTGCATTGCAAGACAGCTAAGGTGGCTTGATCTGACTGCACAGTATTAAGAATAATAAGGTGCAACGACATACAACAACTTTTCTTTCTAAATGTTGTTATTTTAACCAGGCTACTGGAAATATATCAACATGTGAAAGACACGTGCAGTAAACATCTTTTTGGCATGTTGcagtttgtttaatttgaagGCCACATCAGGTCAATTTCTCACATTCATTTCTTACTTAGAGAGCAGACAATGCAAACAACTGCATTTTAATTCGTTAAGCAGAACTCCAATATGTGTACATTCACAAAAAATGAAGCAGAAGCTTGCAGTCTCAATTACTCTAGAATTGAAGTGGTTTTTCATTCGATATACAGAGATAATGGTACATATCCTGACAGCGTATGCATTACTTTGAAGCTTGCTTCGTTTCAACTTTAGCATTTGTCAGTCTCTTCATCAAAATATCTTTGATATCCTTGGTTTTGAAGCAATATATGATTGGATTAACAGCACAAGGAAGAAGACTGTAAAGTAATATCAGTAAAATCCGGATGTCCAGACTGAAAGAAAATCCTACGGCATGAGTCAGATAAACAAAACACCTTGGCAAGTAGTACAGGCAAGAAATTAATAGTTGTGGTGTGCAAGTTGACAAGGTTTTGTATCGTCCCTCAGTGTTTCCCATTCTCAAAACTACTGCAAAGATGGAAATAtaggaaaaaatgacaaatgaaagtgGAAGCAAGAGGCTGAACATTGCAAAGCCAACAGCAACAGCCTGAACAAGTTTTACACTTTCACCACATGCCAGGTTCGTGAttgaaatgtggtcacaataACACTGTACAATGACGTTAGAATTACAATAAGGCAAGGTTAGAGCGTGATATACAATACCCATCATCCTGAGAAATGTCCCAATCCACGACAACCCGCAAGCTATAGAAATGTTATTGTTTGTAATCAGAACGGGAtatttgaaaggaaaaaaaactgcaatgaaACGATCAAGTGACATTATCAGCAGAAGGAGAGAATGAATAGCTCCCAAGGAATGAACGAAATACATCTGAGTGAAGCAGGCACCAAAAGATATCATCTTGTTATCCCACCAATACCTGGATATCATCTTCGGTAAGGTCACTGTCCCAAACAACAAATCATTCATCGCCAAATGACAGAAGATCAGATATGTTGGCTTGTAAAGACGCCTCTCAAGCCcaacaaaaattaaaataaaaatgtttccaacaagGATGAATAAGTAGGTGAAGAAAAGAAGTGCAGACACAGGTCCATAATATGCTGGATGAAGTCCTGGGAATCCAATTATCATGAAGTCTTTGACTGTTGTTATGTTCGTATAAAACATaatttatgtatcaaaatgcaAGAAAATGCTCTCGAAATAGAAATGTGCGAGATTGTAATTGGTCCATCATCAATTATCACAGGTTGTCTTTAGGATCTACCTGTTTTCTATCACCTTTGAAGtgtcatttttatatttagAGAGTTTAGAGGCAAATCCTGACCCTGACCATCAAGGTCACACTGCACCTCAAACCAAACTGAATTCTACGCAGCATCTTATATAAGCTGCTGAGAGAGCGACAGCATGAGGGAGTTGGGTGGGATCATCTGTGTACACTATGCAGAACTTACCTCATTCTGCTCATTAGCAGGCCTGCTTTGGTAATAATACAGAAATACTGAGAATGTGAATGGTGGAGTTTTTAAGAACAAGAGGACGTGGGAGAGGATggcagacagcaaaaaaaaaaaaaaaaaaaaagctattagGAAGAGAATATAAGAATTCACAGTTCTGTAAGTGGAACATTAATACTAAGAATAAAATACATAATGTGATATCTATGTGATATACAatatacctgtgtgtgtgtgtgtgcgcgcgcgtgtgtgtgtgtgtgtgtgtgtgtgtgtgtgtgtgtgtgtgtgtgtttgtgtgtgcataaaaCATAGTAATTAATAATGAACTGACTGGTCAGATGGGAAATAATAAATATGCTACAAGGTACACTCACCTAATGATGGCTAATTGGAAGAACCATTAATTTAATTGCGCTAATGGATTAAAAATCCTGCAGGAGTAAAAGCCCCAGTGAGTACGTAGATTGATGGTGGGGCAGGAGTGTTAATATCCCCAGTGTCTCATGGTGGGCTCTCTTCATTGTCTTTCCTGTACGGCGGTGCTGAGAGCTCAATGCCCTGCAACTTAAGAAAACGCATTTTgtagtgtttctgtgtttgctcgTGTGTTGTTGGTGAGGATGTTttctccatgtgtttgtgttttgtctgtttgattgtgttttcttGCACAATGACAGAAGGACACTGACTGTGCTTCTTCAGATGTGGCTCATGAACTTTGTTCCTCTCTCCCAGAAATAAGAAATGCAATGACTCATTTCGGCTTACATTCATACAAACTTACACTCAATGAATGGGaaaattattttgataatcagaGTAATCGCTGTTGACCCGTGACCTCCATTTTCAATGTGGAAGACCCAGACAGTTCAGAGCCAAACAGTGCTTGGCTCCATGAACAAGAATGTATGGTGGCCAGCAAGGCTTTAGGCCTCATGTATCGCCGCCTTCTCTCACAGATTTCACTTCTTCCTGGTGTCAAGACATCAACAATTCATGTGTAAATAGCAAATTAAAAGGTTCATGTTcccaaaaataattaaaataatataataaccAAAATAATGGGTTCAGTTGAAGATATATGTGTTTAGAATATGtaagaaaaacaagcaattcTGGGGTAAACAACATTGCATAAGAGCATTTTGAGATGAGAATTCACAAAggtaaaagacacacacagaggcctggactcacacatgcacactttaaTCACACACTTGAGACCGTTATTGACACGAGACACTAATTAGCCTCCTCTTGGAACTCATTTGTGTTGTTGCCTCTGAGTGTCATCGGCCTAAGAGAAACATGTCACTCTGCTAAGAGTTGGAGAAGTGAGTTAAGTTAGAGAAAGgtgttttttgtgcatttgctgGTCAAATAATTACAAGGTCAAGCTTTTCTGATACAAGATAACAAGACCAAGAGTCTACAGACACACTAGTGGCTCAACATccgcatgctaacatgctaacatgatcaAATGACTGTTTATGTCATTTGGCCTTGGCATAAAAAATGCCATACATCTTATAATCCAGTCAGATGTCGGTAAAGTTCAATGCTGACAAAACATAGCTAAATGTAGAAACAACATGCAGTCATTATGGAGCACTCTCAGTGATTTCATGACAAAACTGAAACAAGTTTAACATCGGCACAATTGTAAGATATGACTATGGAAATGTAAACTCACATACAACCATTTAGACTTTTACTCACATCTAAATGTGACTTGTTTGCAATAAACTCCGCCAGAGATAGGCTGAGTTTATGAGGCTCCAGCAAGGAACAACCATGTTTGATATAATTCTCACACTTTTCAGAAATATATCCAGACATATGTTGTGGTTACACTTGTAGATATGCACATTATAGAAGAGTGGAGTTTAGGCCTGAGGTCTGTAAGCAACTCCGTTTTTGGAGCACATGGGTGAGCGCTCGGTTGTAGTGGTGACATCTCACTTGAACTCTCCTGCCATATCATTCCTCACAGTGTGTCTCACAGAGTCCGAGTATGTTGGGATTTTGGAGTTCAAAGACAggctgtaactgtaactgtaattaCTCTGTATGAACATGATAATCACAGATTGAGCCGCAGTGCTCAGAGTGACCAGGCTCATTATCCAATGTGATTGGACGATGGGTCCGCCCAGTGAAACGTGTCTGTCCTGGTGAGTCTTAAAACCCTAAACCCTGAACGCTGCCTACTGAACTCCATCGTTGGCTGTAGTGATCGCTGTGTGACTGAGCTCAGATGTTTTTGTAACTGTTGCTGAATGATCGTTTGCTTTATGAGGAGCTTTTTTTTACTCAACTTCTGTCTTGAGTTTTCCATCTTGACAGTTTGTTGAATATGCCTTTACAGAATGCTTCAATCAAAGTAACAGCATTTATTATTGGTGGTTTTGACACAACCAAAAGGCCTATGGTAGTGGGTGGGGCTATACTGGTTGTCTATGTTCTTGCCATTTTTGGCAATATTGTAAACATCCTCTTCATTATTTCTGACAAGAGATTACACAAACCAATGTATCTTCTGATTTGTAACCTTGCTCTTGTTGATATACTGTACACCTCCAGTGCCAGTCCAACAATGATTGGGGTTCTGCTTGCTGGTGTTAAGACTATATCCTATGTGCCGTGCTTAATGCAGATGTTTGCTTTCCATTTGGGGGGAGTGATGGAGATGTTTGCATTAGCAGTTATGGCGTTTGATAGACTGCTTGCGATTAGCTGTCCTTTTCAGTACCACAGTTATCTGACAAACGTGCGCACTCTTGGCCTCACATGTGTCCTGTGGATTGTGGcctgttgctttgtgtctgtcatGCCTGCGACTGtgcttcctctccctcactgcTACACCAAGCTCAAGTACACTTTCTGTGACTACGCTGGCATCATAAGATCTACGTGCGTTGACCCCAGGTACTACTTCAATATGATCACCatcatttcattctttcttttgtttttcactttcacttttatttgCCTGTCATATGTTGGTATCGtattttttgtgaaattatcctcaaataatgacaaaagaaaaatgggcAGCACCTGTTTGAGTCACCTGATTGTGGTTGTGTGTTATTACTTTCCATTATTTATCATCATCGTGTTGACCAGGTTAGGTGTAGTATTAACTCTTGAGGAACGCCATGGCTTAATGATCGGGACCGTTCTTGGGCCGTCTCTTGTAAATCCTTTTGTGTACTGTCTCAGgacaaaagaaattaaatataaGATCTTTAACAGACTCAAAAAAGTTGAGGCATCCCAGTAGATTGCTGTGAACTGTCAATTCACTTTCTATTAAGCACTGCATCCTTTTATGGTCTAAGTATTATActaaaatgatggaaaacattcATCAGTGCATTTTCTAAACGGCTTGCTTGTTACCTGTTTTCATAACAATAAATTATAAGACACTGACATATAAAATGCTTTATCCTCATTGGACAACAGATGCCTGTCTCATATCAtatcagagctgcaacaatgaagTCACTgatgagtgacagaaaaaaaagggacagaaaactaatcagcattttttttgttaattattgTTTCAGTATTCTATAAatgaaaatgccaaatatttgctggttgcACCCTcttaaatgtgatgatttgatCCTTTCCCTTGTCATGCATGATAGCGAATTAAATGTCTGTGGGTTTAGGGCCTTTGAGGAAGTCACTTTGGTCTCTGGGAAAGTATAAATgccatttttcattattttctgatattttatagacaaaacatATATTGgagacaatgaaaataattattagttACAGCCCGACAACATATGTTGATATATATCACAAAATACTGCTCACAGACAAACTCAGACACAGTTATGTGACAATAATAATGGTAAAATATGCTCTGGGACTTAAAAGTTGTCTACGTCTGTGTCAAAGCTGATCAAGGCACCTTTTGAAAGATCTCTGCAATATGTCCTTGATCCTTCTTTAACTTTAACCCATTGCTTATTTGGTTCTTCTTTGACtttcttgtttgtctttatggACAAAATATTTATTGCATCAGCGTAGCCTATTTTACAGTATACACATCTGCTTTGGGTAACCTTGTATTAGGATTATCTTAATGTAACATTAGCTTTGTTTAGGATTCAAAGACATGTGTTGGcattattttcaaaaacatttctttcttgaATGGGGTCTGGAAAACCGGTTTAGCACTGGCATCGCAGGTCACTCTCTATTTTAGGACAGCAAGTCACAAATGTCAAAATCTCCTTTCATCATTTCTGAGCGCTTTATCGACATAATTCATGTTGGTGGGGAAAGACGCTTTTATAATAATTATAAAAGATCTTAAGTTAAATAGTTAGAAAAGGTCTGTCTGTTCAACAGAATGTCTTGTGTAAGTTTTTACTAATAGGACACATGTTGATAATGTTAATTGAAATACATAGTTGGAAATCTACTTCCAGGGTACACAAGTAGAAAAGATAATGTTGGAAATACtgggatatatatatattatgataGAGATACTGCTGATGTTACACATGTTTTCATACTGGTGATAATAATGTATCGTCAGTAAAAATGACTAAAGTTCAAAATAATTTGACTCTTGGACTCTTTATTCCTCATTCATTCCCCCCAAACTGAACCTAACTCATAAAACTTGGTTACAAAAATGCCTGCTTTGTTGTGAGTTCTACATCTAATTACTGATaaggagcagctgcaggcagcagatCAGAGCCGATGAATCGATCAATCACAGGTGTGCAACGCACTGAGCTCACTGAGGATAAGTGAGGAATGGCaggctcagaaaaacagcaacagcatggGAGGAGCTcaggagagggaagggaagaggaggatggaaatCGAAATTACAAACAGTTACAGTtagtatttctgtctgtgcaaaaacacatacatacatttacacaGGTTTCATATCATCCGTATATTTCTATGCATCAAAATAAGCAGCACACTGCATGAGCCTCCTTTTGGCAGTCCCACCTCCCAAAAGGAGGTGGGACTGCATCAATAGTAAATAACACACTTACTTCTAATGCagtgtcttttaacagtttctCATCATTTGAACACcacgcctttgtttttagcagccctccaattctctgcattactgtatatagaccaccccatcactctagctcttttatcagtgaattttcagatcttttatcaatcattcacacttcttacaacagaattttaataactggtgattttaaccTACATGTTGATGACACCTCGGATCcaatatccagagaatttttaaatcttttaaactgTCTAGATTTTAAGCAGCACGTCAcgcagccaactcacaacagagggCACACCCTGGACCTAGTCATAACCCATGGCCTGTCCATTGGTGTG encodes:
- the LOC143323343 gene encoding olfactory receptor 52E8-like, producing MFYTNITTVKDFMIIGFPGLHPAYYGPVSALLFFTYLFILVGNIFILIFVGLERRLYKPTYLIFCHLAMNDLLFGTVTLPKMISRYWWDNKMISFGACFTQMYFVHSLGAIHSLLLLIMSLDRFIAVFFPFKYPVLITNNNISIACGLSWIGTFLRMMGIVYHALTLPYCNSNVIVQCYCDHISITNLACGESVKLVQAVAVGFAMFSLLLPLSFVIFSYISIFAVVLRMGNTEGRYKTLSTCTPQLLISCLYYLPRCFVYLTHAVGFSFSLDIRILLILLYSLLPCAVNPIIYCFKTKDIKDILMKRLTNAKVETKQASK
- the LOC143323344 gene encoding olfactory receptor 4D1-like, whose protein sequence is MPLQNASIKVTAFIIGGFDTTKRPMVVGGAILVVYVLAIFGNIVNILFIISDKRLHKPMYLLICNLALVDILYTSSASPTMIGVLLAGVKTISYVPCLMQMFAFHLGGVMEMFALAVMAFDRLLAISCPFQYHSYLTNVRTLGLTCVLWIVACCFVSVMPATVLPLPHCYTKLKYTFCDYAGIIRSTCVDPRLGVVLTLEERHGLMIGTVLGPSLVNPFVYCLRTKEIKYKIFNRLKKVEASQ